A window of the Drosophila simulans strain w501 chromosome 2L, Prin_Dsim_3.1, whole genome shotgun sequence genome harbors these coding sequences:
- the LOC6732347 gene encoding alcohol dehydrogenase encodes MAFTLTNKNVIFVAGLGGIGLDTSKELLKRDLKNLVILDRIENPAAIAELKAINPKVTVTFYPYDVTVPIAETTKLLKTIFAKLKTVDVLINGAGILDDHQIERTIAVNYTGLVNTTTAILDFWDKRKGGPGGIICNIGSVTGFNAIYQVPVYSGTKAAVVNFTSSLAKLAPITGVTAYTVNPGITRTTLVHKFNSWLDVEPQVAEKLLAHPTQPSLACAENFVKAIELNQNGAIWKLDLGTLEAIQWTKHWDSGI; translated from the exons ATGGCGTTTACTTTGACCAACAAGAACGTGATTTTCGTTGCCGGTCTGGGAGGCATTGGTCTGGACACCAGCAAGGAGCTGCTCAAGCGCGACCTGAAG AACCTGGTGATCCTCGACCGCATTGAGAACCCTGCTGCCATTGCCGAGCTGAAGGCAATCAATCCAAAGGTGACCGTCACCTTCTACCCCTATGATGTGACCGTGCCCATTGCCGAGACCACCAAGCTGCTGAAGACCATCTTCGCCAAGCTGAAGACCGTCGATGTCCTGATCAACGGAGCTGGTATCCTGGACGATCACCAGATCGAGCGCACCATTGCCGTCAACTACACTGGCCTGGTCAACACCACGACGGCCATTCTGGACTTCTGGGACAAGCGCAAGGGTGGTCCCGGTGGTATCATCTGCAACATTGGATCCGTCACTGGTTTCAATGCCATCTACCAGGTGCCCGTCTACTCCGGCACCAAGGCTGCCGTGGTCAACTTCACCAGCTCCCTGGCG AAACTGGCCCCCATTACCGGCGTGACCGCTTACACCGTGAACCCCGGCATCACCCGCACCACCCTGGTGCACAAGTTCAACTCCTGGCTGGATGTTGAGCCCCAGGTTGCCGAGAAGCTCCTGGCTCATCCCACTCAGCCCTCATTGGCCTGCGCCGAGAACTTCGTCAAGGCCATCGAGCTGAACCAGAACGGAGCCATCTGGAAACTGGACTTGGGCACCCTGGAGGCCATCCAGTGGACCAAGCACTGGGACTCCGGCATCTAA